The following are encoded together in the Streptomyces tsukubensis genome:
- a CDS encoding YwqG family protein gives MTHASAEALRALAEKHLSPEASEAWTGLLRPAVRLSPASGADPVVARLGGLPALPADVPWPEWAGHGPLSFVASVDCAALPSDSLDIPFPSEGSLAFFYFDGSLDGGLALVGPSEPGSEDGSRVIHIPASAAAFERPAPEGLTAYPEVPLTARRTHSAAQSDHPLVAALFADGAPSAVGYDHPVASEDFADALWELEGDTCHAIGGYADPVQGPVELEIAKGALGEAVEWEDPAVYEEAGAWTLLAQFDTDDDADMMWGDAGVLYWLIRPTDLAELRFDRARFTWQCA, from the coding sequence ATGACTCACGCATCAGCCGAGGCCCTGCGCGCCCTCGCGGAGAAGCACCTCTCCCCCGAAGCCTCCGAGGCATGGACCGGGCTGCTGCGCCCCGCCGTCCGTCTGAGCCCGGCCTCCGGCGCCGACCCCGTGGTGGCACGGCTCGGCGGGCTTCCCGCGCTGCCCGCCGACGTACCGTGGCCGGAATGGGCGGGTCACGGCCCCTTGTCGTTCGTGGCCTCGGTGGACTGTGCGGCGCTGCCCTCGGACTCCCTGGACATACCTTTCCCCTCCGAGGGGAGCCTCGCCTTCTTCTACTTCGACGGCTCGCTGGACGGCGGCCTCGCCCTCGTAGGGCCGAGTGAGCCGGGCAGCGAGGACGGTTCGCGGGTGATCCACATACCGGCGTCGGCGGCCGCTTTCGAGCGCCCCGCACCCGAGGGTCTGACCGCATACCCGGAGGTCCCGCTGACGGCGAGACGCACCCACTCAGCGGCCCAGTCCGACCACCCACTGGTCGCCGCGCTGTTCGCGGACGGGGCCCCGTCCGCGGTCGGCTACGACCACCCGGTCGCCTCCGAGGACTTCGCCGACGCGCTCTGGGAGCTGGAGGGAGACACGTGCCACGCGATAGGCGGTTACGCGGACCCGGTGCAGGGCCCCGTGGAACTGGAGATCGCCAAGGGAGCCCTGGGTGAGGCCGTGGAGTGGGAGGACCCGGCGGTGTACGAGGAGGCCGGCGCCTGGACACTCCTCGCCCAGTTCGACACCGACGACGACGCCGACATGATGTGGGGGGACGCGGGCGTCCTGTACTGGCTCATACGCCCCACCGACCTGGCAGAACTCCGCTTCGACCGGGCACGGTTCACCTGGCAGTGCGCCTGA
- a CDS encoding putative RNA methyltransferase: MPHSPTGYDDPRHTLLDVLSCPHCGDRFRHEDGTLRCGAGHSFDIARHGYVGLLTGNAHAGSGDAASMVQARVAFLRAGHYAPLSATLARLAAAHCGGCRVVLDAGTGTGYYLAELLDALPGAVGLGLDTSKHALRRAGSAHPRAGAASWDVWRPLPVATRSVDLVLNVFAPRNAPEFHRVLRPHGALLVATPSPRHLAELRTAVGTLAVDEAKEERLRHALSGYFLRERTEEREYAVRLPADDLSRLVSMGPTARHLGPDELDRRIALLDGPLDVTVSFVVSVYRKIAP, translated from the coding sequence ATGCCACATTCCCCGACCGGCTACGACGACCCACGCCACACCCTCCTCGATGTCCTCTCCTGTCCACACTGCGGTGACCGGTTCCGGCACGAGGACGGGACGTTGCGGTGCGGGGCCGGCCACTCCTTCGACATCGCCCGCCACGGTTACGTAGGCCTCCTGACCGGCAACGCCCATGCGGGAAGCGGTGACGCGGCGTCCATGGTGCAGGCGCGTGTCGCGTTCCTGCGGGCCGGTCACTACGCGCCCCTCTCCGCCACCCTCGCGCGGCTGGCCGCGGCCCATTGCGGGGGGTGCCGGGTTGTGCTGGATGCCGGTACGGGGACCGGGTACTACCTTGCCGAGTTGCTTGACGCGTTGCCCGGCGCCGTGGGGCTGGGGCTCGATACGTCCAAGCACGCGTTGCGCAGGGCCGGGAGCGCGCACCCGCGTGCGGGGGCGGCCAGTTGGGACGTCTGGCGTCCGCTGCCCGTCGCGACGCGCTCGGTCGACCTGGTCCTCAATGTCTTCGCACCGCGCAACGCGCCCGAGTTCCACCGTGTCCTACGACCGCACGGGGCGCTGCTCGTCGCGACCCCCTCCCCCCGTCACCTCGCCGAACTTCGAACCGCCGTAGGCACCTTGGCGGTCGACGAGGCGAAGGAGGAACGGCTGCGTCACGCGCTCTCCGGGTATTTCCTGCGGGAGCGGACCGAGGAGCGGGAATACGCCGTCAGGCTGCCCGCGGACGATCTGAGCCGGCTCGTGTCGATGGGGCCCACCGCTCGCCACCTCGGCCCCGACGAACTGGACCGGCGCATCGCCCTCCTGGACGGCCCCCTCGATGTGACGGTCTCCTTTGTTGTGTCGGTCTATCGCAAAATCGCGCCGTGA
- a CDS encoding MFS transporter, translated as MTDESTAPPPYRWRWLILVVMLVAEIMDLLDASIVNVAGPDLEKSLGAGSVGLQWVIGGYALTLGAGLILGGRLGDRFGRRRMFLIGLASFTAASLLCALAPNIGLLILFRLLQGTAGAMLLPQGLGLLRENFSGAELTKVFGIFGPVLGLGGIVGPVLGGGLIQGDFFGLGWRLVFLVNLPIGIAALIIAAKAVPKKAGNPAVVVDMLGAALVALSCALLVLPLNQGQEDGWPLWTWLCMAASVVGFALFALRQRRTASRGIAPLVTPALLRKPAFTVGLGGIALFFGGLVGSQLVLTLFLQIGQRYSAGQAGLGNLPLAVGTAIGGAVSGAVLADRIGRAVLQIGPLVQLGGAALLWFELDGVGQPGSFSIWDIAPGVAVSGIGAGMVIAALFSFILAAVDDDEIGSASGVLSAVQSIGGSIGVAVFGSVFFARVKTGEFVTGFQHALIAQACLLVAFVAITFLLPKKGRPEGEAEGGIEGGPGAADPEGLEESGAASASAVRP; from the coding sequence ATGACGGACGAGTCGACCGCGCCACCGCCCTACCGGTGGCGCTGGCTGATCCTGGTGGTGATGCTCGTCGCGGAGATCATGGATCTCCTCGACGCGTCGATCGTCAACGTGGCCGGTCCCGACCTGGAGAAGTCACTCGGTGCCGGTTCCGTCGGCCTCCAGTGGGTCATCGGCGGCTACGCCCTCACCCTTGGGGCAGGACTCATCCTCGGCGGCAGGCTCGGCGACCGGTTCGGGCGGCGCCGGATGTTCCTCATCGGGCTCGCCTCCTTCACCGCCGCCTCCCTGCTCTGCGCCCTCGCACCCAACATCGGGCTGCTGATCCTCTTCCGGCTGCTCCAGGGCACGGCAGGCGCGATGCTCCTGCCCCAGGGCCTCGGGCTGCTCAGGGAGAACTTCTCCGGCGCCGAACTCACCAAGGTCTTCGGGATCTTCGGTCCCGTACTCGGTCTCGGCGGCATCGTCGGCCCCGTACTCGGAGGCGGCCTGATCCAGGGCGACTTCTTCGGGCTGGGCTGGCGGCTCGTCTTCCTGGTCAACCTGCCCATCGGTATCGCCGCGCTGATCATCGCCGCCAAGGCCGTACCGAAGAAGGCCGGCAATCCGGCCGTGGTCGTCGACATGCTGGGCGCCGCGCTGGTGGCGCTGTCGTGCGCCCTGCTCGTACTCCCGCTCAATCAGGGTCAGGAGGACGGCTGGCCGCTGTGGACCTGGCTCTGCATGGCCGCGTCCGTCGTCGGGTTCGCGTTGTTCGCGCTGCGGCAGCGCCGTACCGCTTCCCGGGGTATCGCACCGCTGGTGACTCCCGCACTGCTGCGCAAGCCGGCCTTCACCGTGGGGCTCGGCGGGATCGCGCTCTTCTTCGGCGGGCTCGTCGGCAGTCAGCTCGTACTGACCCTCTTCCTCCAGATCGGACAGCGGTACTCCGCTGGTCAGGCGGGGCTCGGCAACCTGCCGCTGGCCGTGGGCACCGCGATCGGCGGCGCTGTCAGCGGCGCCGTACTCGCGGACAGGATCGGCAGGGCCGTTCTCCAGATCGGGCCGCTCGTACAGCTCGGCGGCGCCGCGCTGCTCTGGTTCGAACTCGACGGCGTGGGACAGCCTGGCTCGTTCTCGATCTGGGACATCGCACCCGGCGTCGCCGTCTCCGGTATCGGGGCCGGCATGGTCATCGCCGCCCTCTTCAGCTTCATCCTCGCCGCCGTCGACGACGACGAGATCGGCTCCGCCTCCGGGGTGCTCTCCGCCGTCCAGTCCATCGGCGGATCCATCGGCGTCGCCGTCTTCGGCTCCGTCTTCTTCGCGCGGGTCAAGACAGGGGAGTTCGTCACCGGATTCCAGCACGCGTTGATCGCGCAGGCGTGTCTGCTCGTGGCCTTCGTGGCCATCACCTTCTTGCTGCCGAAGAAGGGGCGCCCCGAGGGGGAGGCCGAGGGTGGCATCGAAGGCGGGCCCGGAGCCGCGGATCCCGAAGGCCTTGAGGAGTCCGGGGCGGCTTCGGCTTCGGCTGTCCGACCGTGA
- a CDS encoding MarR family winged helix-turn-helix transcriptional regulator has translation MDVKRPATAPRTEEPAPEKDTEDGPPGNAEAEESKTEPDARTKAGARANPKTGSKTGHDAHGGPDTSPDTSPNASPKANADTIRDLLRTLTLRQQRFERHLSKQLSVDQSGLAVMDHLVTVGPTTPTELARRLEASTAATTLVIDRLVAGGHASRQPHPTDRRKVIVTPAENWGGAAHQYVSPLIDGMSTTAENLTPREQATVRAFLHQIIAVYDEATGP, from the coding sequence ATGGATGTCAAACGGCCCGCCACCGCCCCCAGGACGGAAGAGCCCGCACCCGAGAAGGACACGGAGGACGGACCGCCAGGCAACGCGGAAGCGGAGGAGAGCAAGACGGAGCCGGACGCGAGGACGAAGGCGGGCGCGAGGGCGAACCCGAAGACGGGGTCGAAGACGGGCCACGACGCGCACGGGGGCCCGGACACGAGCCCGGACACGAGCCCGAACGCGAGCCCGAAGGCGAACGCGGACACCATCCGAGACCTGCTGCGGACCTTGACCCTGCGCCAGCAGCGCTTCGAGCGCCACCTGAGCAAGCAGCTCAGCGTGGATCAGTCAGGCCTGGCGGTGATGGACCATCTCGTAACGGTCGGCCCGACCACCCCCACGGAGCTGGCCCGCAGACTGGAGGCGTCGACCGCGGCGACAACACTGGTGATCGACCGCTTGGTGGCCGGCGGCCACGCGTCACGCCAACCGCACCCCACGGACCGCCGCAAGGTGATCGTGACACCGGCCGAGAACTGGGGCGGAGCGGCACACCAGTACGTCTCCCCCCTCATCGACGGCATGAGCACCACCGCGGAAAACCTCACCCCAAGGGAACAGGCCACCGTACGCGCGTTCCTCCACCAGATCATCGCGGTCTACGACGAGGCGACGGGACCCTGA
- a CDS encoding gephyrin-like molybdotransferase receptor GlpR, with translation MSSSGLIYAVIVGAWAAYLVPMWLRRQDELNEARPTERFSTAIRLLSGRAAMERRYAKGLQDRASRAADSGEFPDDVTGSVDVRAFAMSPGRESGRSQASASAGTDRPGASDASGVSADPGVGVSTHAASGARAVAARADVRADVRPDVRKGAHAEVREAAREAREDARSERPSQQSARPHVSQSSQAPQSSQAPQSSQGPQPHQSSLVPQRERPVHSGRSARGGAEEQSGSSGFAREHERSRAARRAGAAEAEARARRTKVLARRRRTTVVLFLAFTLGAIIAAVGGLPFLWAPGAPAVMLSAYIVYLRGQERRRFTYTMDRLRAEAAARQLKERGRQSRRRPAQPRDAVLEEPEAEPGPGPADTDPGLSALAAGRRALVEQTDHAEWVDQQRERQHGPRHGESWDPVPVPLPTYVTAPVAPRAAGNVDLGAPDAWSSARSSTAEPAAHERDRNEDGEDAHEPGSSTEDRTDTETAPGRRSASARRSRGRGRTPLFDQYEEGDRRRAANE, from the coding sequence GTGAGCAGCAGTGGCCTCATCTACGCAGTCATCGTCGGTGCCTGGGCCGCCTACCTGGTGCCGATGTGGCTCCGGAGGCAGGACGAGCTGAACGAGGCTCGTCCGACGGAACGCTTCAGCACCGCCATCCGACTGTTGTCGGGACGGGCGGCAATGGAGCGCCGTTACGCCAAGGGGCTTCAGGATCGCGCCTCGCGGGCGGCGGACTCCGGCGAATTCCCGGACGACGTGACCGGTTCGGTCGACGTCCGGGCCTTTGCCATGTCTCCGGGGCGCGAGTCCGGGAGATCTCAGGCGTCCGCGTCCGCCGGTACCGACAGACCCGGCGCCTCGGATGCCTCCGGCGTCTCCGCTGACCCTGGCGTCGGTGTCAGCACACACGCGGCCTCCGGCGCGAGAGCCGTCGCGGCGCGTGCGGACGTACGGGCCGATGTGCGTCCCGACGTACGCAAGGGGGCGCACGCCGAAGTAAGGGAAGCCGCCCGCGAGGCGCGCGAGGACGCACGCTCCGAGCGCCCGTCTCAGCAGAGCGCCCGCCCCCACGTGTCGCAGTCCTCTCAGGCGCCGCAGTCTTCTCAGGCGCCGCAGTCTTCTCAGGGCCCCCAGCCGCACCAGTCCTCGTTGGTGCCGCAGCGTGAACGGCCCGTTCACTCCGGCCGGTCCGCGCGTGGCGGTGCGGAAGAGCAGTCCGGGTCGAGCGGTTTCGCGCGCGAGCACGAAAGGTCGCGGGCCGCGCGCCGGGCGGGGGCCGCGGAGGCGGAGGCGCGGGCCAGGCGCACGAAGGTCCTCGCGCGCAGGCGGCGCACAACCGTCGTCCTCTTCCTCGCCTTCACGCTCGGCGCGATCATCGCCGCCGTCGGTGGCCTCCCGTTCCTCTGGGCTCCGGGCGCTCCCGCCGTCATGCTCAGCGCGTACATCGTCTATCTGCGCGGCCAGGAACGGCGTCGCTTCACCTACACGATGGACCGGCTCAGGGCGGAGGCCGCCGCGCGTCAGCTCAAGGAGCGCGGCCGGCAGTCGCGCAGGCGGCCGGCGCAACCGCGGGACGCGGTCCTTGAGGAGCCGGAGGCGGAACCAGGACCTGGACCCGCGGACACCGACCCCGGACTGTCCGCGCTGGCCGCGGGGCGCCGCGCCCTTGTCGAGCAGACGGACCACGCGGAGTGGGTGGACCAGCAGCGCGAGCGCCAGCACGGCCCGCGCCACGGTGAGAGCTGGGACCCCGTGCCGGTGCCGCTGCCCACGTACGTGACCGCGCCGGTCGCGCCCCGTGCCGCCGGCAACGTCGATCTCGGCGCCCCCGACGCGTGGAGCTCGGCGCGCTCCAGCACGGCTGAGCCCGCGGCGCACGAACGGGACAGGAACGAGGACGGCGAGGACGCCCACGAGCCGGGGTCCTCCACGGAGGACCGGACGGACACCGAGACGGCCCCCGGTCGCCGGTCGGCCTCCGCCAGGCGCTCACGCGGACGCGGCCGCACACCCCTGTTCGACCAGTACGAAGAGGGCGACAGGCGTCGCGCCGCCAACGAGTGA
- a CDS encoding GNAT family N-acetyltransferase, whose translation MVLVDGDIVLRPIRLRDQRAWREVNRRNREWLRPWEATIPPPTPSGPITHRPTYRQMVRHLRTEANAGRMLPFVIEYQGRLVGQLTVAGITWGSMCSGHVGYWVDEAVAGRGVIPTAVALAVDHCFHGVGLHRMEVCIRPENGPSRRVVEKLGFREEGLRPRYLHIDGAWRDHLVFALTAEEVPEGLLRRWHRDRRPRNTA comes from the coding sequence GTGGTCCTCGTGGACGGCGACATCGTCCTTCGCCCCATACGACTGCGTGACCAGCGCGCGTGGCGCGAGGTCAACCGCAGGAACCGGGAGTGGCTGCGCCCGTGGGAGGCCACCATCCCCCCGCCCACGCCCTCGGGTCCGATCACGCACCGGCCGACCTACCGTCAGATGGTGCGCCACCTCAGGACCGAGGCCAACGCGGGCCGCATGCTGCCCTTCGTCATCGAGTACCAGGGCCGTCTCGTCGGGCAGCTGACCGTTGCGGGGATCACCTGGGGCTCGATGTGTTCCGGGCACGTCGGGTACTGGGTCGACGAGGCGGTGGCGGGGCGTGGCGTGATACCGACGGCTGTCGCGCTCGCGGTGGACCACTGCTTCCACGGAGTGGGGCTGCACCGGATGGAGGTCTGCATCCGCCCGGAGAACGGCCCCAGCCGCCGAGTGGTGGAGAAGCTCGGCTTCCGCGAGGAAGGGCTGCGCCCGCGCTACCTCCACATCGACGGAGCCTGGCGCGACCATCTCGTCTTCGCCCTCACGGCCGAAGAGGTACCCGAGGGTCTGCTGCGCCGCTGGCACCGCGACAGACGGCCGAGGAATACGGCATAG
- a CDS encoding MogA/MoaB family molybdenum cofactor biosynthesis protein gives MSAEQAAPAAPEGVPPYRALVVTASNRAAAGVYADRGGPLIAEALSAWGFAVGAPLVVPDGEPVAAALRAGVGESYDVIITTGGTGLSPTDRTPEATRTVLDREVPGIAEAIRAEGLPKVATAALSRGLAGVAGRTLVVNLPGSTGGVRDGLAVLERVLRHAVDQIHGGDHPRPDGPPAAENPAPGTGSPGHPHRLGHGDRHGQAPSGDSGSSS, from the coding sequence GTGAGCGCCGAACAGGCGGCCCCCGCCGCACCGGAGGGCGTGCCCCCCTACCGCGCGCTCGTCGTCACCGCCTCCAATCGCGCCGCCGCGGGTGTCTACGCCGACCGGGGCGGCCCGCTGATCGCGGAGGCCCTGTCGGCATGGGGCTTCGCCGTGGGTGCCCCGCTCGTCGTCCCCGACGGTGAACCGGTGGCCGCGGCGCTGCGCGCGGGGGTGGGGGAGTCGTACGACGTCATCATCACCACCGGCGGCACCGGCCTCTCACCCACCGACCGCACCCCGGAGGCCACCCGTACGGTCCTCGACCGGGAGGTCCCCGGCATCGCCGAGGCCATCCGCGCCGAGGGCCTGCCCAAGGTGGCGACCGCTGCCCTCTCGCGCGGCCTCGCCGGAGTCGCGGGCCGCACCCTCGTCGTCAACCTGCCGGGTTCGACGGGCGGGGTACGCGACGGACTGGCCGTACTGGAGCGGGTACTGCGCCACGCCGTCGACCAGATCCACGGCGGCGACCACCCGCGGCCCGACGGTCCGCCCGCCGCCGAGAATCCCGCGCCCGGCACCGGCTCCCCCGGCCACCCGCACCGCCTGGGCCACGGCGACAGGCACGGGCAGGCCCCCTCAGGAGACTCCGGGAGTTCAAGCTGA
- the moaC gene encoding cyclic pyranopterin monophosphate synthase MoaC: MVDVSGKDVTARVAGASGRVLVAPRVVELLRGEGMPKGDALATARIAGIMGAKRTPDLIPLCHPLPVSGVTLDLAVADDAVEITATVKTTGRTGVEMEALTAVTVAALTVVDMVKAVDKGAVITDVRVERKSGGKSGDWHRPEDGTA; this comes from the coding sequence ATGGTCGACGTATCGGGGAAGGACGTCACCGCGCGCGTCGCCGGCGCCAGCGGCCGGGTCCTCGTCGCGCCGCGCGTCGTGGAACTTCTGCGCGGTGAGGGCATGCCGAAGGGCGACGCGCTCGCCACCGCGCGTATCGCGGGCATCATGGGCGCCAAACGCACCCCTGACCTCATCCCGCTCTGCCACCCACTGCCGGTCTCCGGGGTCACCCTGGACCTGGCGGTCGCCGACGACGCCGTCGAGATCACCGCCACCGTGAAGACCACGGGCCGCACCGGCGTCGAGATGGAGGCGCTGACCGCGGTAACGGTCGCCGCCCTCACCGTCGTCGACATGGTGAAGGCAGTCGACAAGGGGGCGGTCATCACCGACGTACGGGTGGAGCGGAAGTCGGGCGGAAAGTCGGGGGACTGGCACCGCCCCGAGGACGGCACCGCGTGA
- the glp gene encoding molybdotransferase-like divisome protein Glp yields the protein MTEHLEDILGTVRALEPIELQLLDAQGCVLVEDITVSLSLPPFDNSSMDGYAVRTADVEGASEEFPAVLTVVGDAAAGQAEQYTVGAGEAVRIMTGAPLPPGAEAVVPVEWTDGGTGGGPAAGMNPHSAAPEGASGEVRVHRPAPARAHVRDKGSDVRPGDLALKAGTVLGPPQIALLAAIGRGTVRVHPRPRVVVISTGSELIQPDEVLAPGQIYDSNSFAMTAAARDAGAIAYRVGAVSDDAEELRSTIEDSLIRADLIITTGGVSVGAYDVVKEALAHVGDEDEPGSGVEFRTLAMQPGKPQGFGTIGSEHTPLLALPGNPVSSYVSFELFVRPAIRALAGLPDLHRPTVRAQLVLDKAVTSPAGRRQFLRARHNEGTATLVGGSGSHLIAALAHADALVVIPEDVTSVEPGAEVEVVLLG from the coding sequence GTGACGGAGCACCTGGAAGACATCCTCGGTACCGTCCGCGCGCTGGAACCCATCGAGCTCCAGCTGCTCGACGCGCAGGGCTGCGTCCTCGTCGAGGACATCACGGTGTCGCTCTCCCTGCCGCCCTTCGACAACAGCTCCATGGACGGGTACGCCGTCCGCACAGCCGATGTCGAGGGCGCGAGCGAGGAGTTCCCCGCCGTCCTCACCGTCGTCGGCGACGCGGCGGCAGGCCAGGCCGAGCAGTACACGGTGGGCGCCGGTGAGGCCGTGCGCATCATGACCGGCGCGCCACTGCCCCCTGGGGCCGAGGCCGTCGTCCCCGTCGAGTGGACCGACGGAGGCACCGGCGGGGGCCCCGCGGCCGGTATGAACCCGCACAGCGCCGCTCCCGAGGGCGCCTCCGGCGAGGTGCGGGTACACCGCCCCGCCCCGGCCCGCGCCCACGTCCGCGACAAGGGCAGCGACGTCCGCCCCGGCGACCTCGCCCTGAAGGCGGGGACGGTGCTCGGCCCGCCGCAGATCGCGCTGCTCGCCGCGATCGGGCGAGGAACCGTCCGCGTCCACCCGCGCCCGCGCGTGGTCGTGATCTCCACGGGCAGTGAACTGATCCAGCCCGACGAGGTGCTCGCCCCCGGCCAGATCTACGACTCCAACAGCTTCGCCATGACAGCGGCGGCCCGCGACGCGGGGGCCATCGCCTACCGCGTCGGAGCGGTTTCGGACGACGCCGAGGAACTGCGCTCCACCATCGAGGACTCGCTGATCCGCGCCGACCTCATCATCACCACGGGGGGCGTCAGCGTCGGAGCGTACGACGTCGTGAAGGAGGCTCTGGCGCACGTCGGGGACGAGGACGAGCCGGGCAGCGGCGTCGAGTTCCGCACCCTCGCCATGCAGCCGGGCAAACCCCAAGGGTTCGGCACCATCGGCTCCGAGCACACCCCGCTGCTCGCCCTCCCGGGCAACCCGGTCTCGTCGTACGTCTCGTTCGAACTGTTCGTGCGCCCCGCGATCCGCGCACTGGCCGGCCTTCCCGACCTGCACAGGCCCACCGTCCGGGCGCAGCTGGTTCTCGACAAGGCCGTGACCTCGCCCGCGGGACGCAGACAGTTCCTGCGCGCCAGGCACAACGAAGGGACCGCGACGCTCGTCGGCGGCTCCGGCTCGCACCTCATCGCCGCGCTCGCCCACGCCGACGCGCTCGTCGTCATCCCGGAGGACGTCACGTCGGTGGAGCCGGGGGCGGAGGTCGAGGTGGTCCTGCTCGGCTGA
- the galU gene encoding UTP--glucose-1-phosphate uridylyltransferase GalU, whose amino-acid sequence MTDAHPRISKAVIPAAGLGTRFLPATKATPKEMLPVVDKPAIQYVVEEAVSAGLEDVLMVTGRNKRPLEDHFDRNYELEEALTRKGDAERLAKVQESSDLATMHYVRQGNPKGLGHAVLCAAPHVGNEPFAVLLGDDLIDPRDPLLARMVEIQEERGGSVVALMEVEPEQIHLYGSAAVETTGDTDVVRVTGLVEKPDPADAPSNLAIIGRYVLDPHIFEILRTTEPGRGGEIQLTDALQQLAEDEKVGGPVHGVVFKGRRYDTGDRGDYLRAIVRLACERDDLGPDFRTWLRSYVTEEM is encoded by the coding sequence ATGACTGACGCGCACCCCAGGATCAGCAAGGCCGTGATCCCCGCTGCCGGGCTCGGAACACGGTTCCTGCCGGCTACCAAGGCGACCCCGAAGGAGATGCTTCCGGTCGTCGACAAGCCCGCGATCCAGTATGTGGTCGAGGAAGCCGTGTCGGCGGGGCTGGAGGACGTCCTCATGGTGACGGGCCGCAACAAGCGCCCCCTTGAGGACCACTTCGACCGCAACTACGAGCTCGAAGAGGCGCTGACCCGCAAGGGTGACGCGGAGCGCCTGGCGAAGGTCCAGGAGTCCAGCGACCTGGCGACCATGCACTACGTCCGTCAGGGCAACCCCAAGGGGCTCGGCCACGCGGTCCTGTGCGCGGCCCCGCACGTCGGCAACGAGCCGTTCGCCGTACTCCTCGGCGACGACCTCATCGACCCCCGCGACCCGCTCCTCGCCCGCATGGTCGAGATCCAGGAGGAGCGGGGTGGCAGCGTCGTCGCCCTCATGGAGGTCGAGCCCGAGCAGATCCACCTCTACGGAAGCGCCGCGGTCGAGACCACAGGGGACACCGACGTCGTCAGGGTCACGGGACTCGTCGAGAAGCCCGACCCCGCGGACGCGCCCAGCAACCTCGCCATCATCGGCCGTTACGTCCTCGACCCGCACATCTTCGAGATACTGCGCACCACGGAGCCCGGCAGGGGCGGCGAGATCCAGCTCACCGACGCGCTCCAGCAGCTCGCCGAGGACGAGAAGGTCGGCGGCCCCGTCCACGGTGTGGTCTTCAAGGGCCGTCGCTATGACACCGGCGACCGCGGTGACTATCTGCGTGCCATTGTCAGACTCGCGTGCGAACGTGATGATCTGGGACCGGACTTCCGAACCTGGCTCCGCAGTTACGTCACCGAGGAGATGTAG
- a CDS encoding 5-formyltetrahydrofolate cyclo-ligase, with translation MANEETSKRTLRAGLLSMRKRLTAEDAQEAGVALASLARGVPELVGASTVAAYVSVGREPSTRALLDTLHSLGVRVLLPVLLPDNDLDWAPYEGPASLAPVGREGRLTLLEPTGKRLGPDAVLAAEAVLLPGLAVDGRGMRLGRGGGSYDRALARLAAAGAEPALLVLLYDHEVIDHVPAQAHDRPVHAALTPSGVRHFG, from the coding sequence ATGGCCAACGAGGAAACGTCCAAACGCACGTTGCGCGCCGGCCTGCTGTCGATGAGGAAGCGGTTGACAGCGGAAGACGCCCAGGAGGCCGGGGTGGCTCTCGCCTCCCTCGCCCGAGGCGTTCCCGAGCTGGTCGGAGCCTCGACCGTGGCCGCGTACGTCTCTGTGGGGCGCGAACCGAGCACCCGCGCGCTCCTCGACACTCTTCACTCCCTGGGCGTGCGCGTACTACTTCCGGTACTGCTCCCCGACAACGACCTTGACTGGGCCCCGTACGAAGGCCCCGCCTCCCTGGCGCCCGTCGGACGCGAGGGACGACTGACACTGCTCGAACCGACAGGGAAACGACTCGGCCCGGACGCCGTACTCGCCGCGGAGGCCGTCCTGCTCCCCGGCCTCGCGGTGGACGGCCGCGGTATGCGGCTGGGACGCGGCGGAGGCTCCTACGACCGGGCGCTGGCCAGACTGGCGGCGGCGGGCGCGGAACCCGCCCTGCTGGTGCTGCTCTACGACCACGAGGTGATCGACCACGTGCCCGCGCAGGCGCACGACCGTCCCGTCCACGCGGCGCTGACCCCGTCCGGGGTGCGGCACTTCGGCTAG